Proteins from a single region of Orcinus orca chromosome 20, mOrcOrc1.1, whole genome shotgun sequence:
- the C20H19orf47 gene encoding uncharacterized protein C19orf47 homolog isoform X7 — protein sequence MQASGSRVKARETMVSVTMATSEWIQFFKEAGIPPGPAVNYAVMFVDNRIQKSMLLDLNKEIMNELGVTVVGDIIAILKHAKVVHRQDMCKAATESVPCSPSPLPGEIRRGASSAASRMITNSLNRDSPPGTPPRRPDTSTSKISVTVSNKMAAKSAKAAAALARQEEESLTGPTKRRRVTAEMEGKYIINMPKGTTARTRKILEQQQAAKGLHRTSVFDRLGAETKADTTMGNKPTGVFSRLGATPETDEDLAWDSDNDSSSSVLQYAGVLKKLGRAPAKASPQPALTVKAKATSSVATAAAPTLRRLAFSSRPGLERKPESLSKVSIVQRLGKAALVPEAQDSQVTSTKSKSSAEVKVTIKRTLVGPRGSSSSEGLGAQMDHAGTVSVFKRLGRRTF from the exons ATGCAGGCTTCAGGGAGCAGAGTGAAGGCGAGGGAGACAATGGTCTCTGTAACTATGG ccacttCCGAGTGGATCCAGTTCTTTAAGGAAGCCGGCATTCCTCCGGGACCTGCTGTCAATTACGCAGTGATGTTTGTGGATAACAG GATCCAGAAGAGCATGCTGCTGGATCTCAACAAGGAGATCATGAATGAGCTGGGCGTGACTGTGGTGGGCGACATCATTGCCATCCTCAAGCATGCCAAGGTGGTGCACCGCCAG GACATGTGCAAAGCTGCCACTGAGTCGGTGCCCTGCAGCCCCAGCCCCCTTCCAGGCGAGATTCGCCGAGGCGCCTCTAGCG CCGCCTCCCGGATGATCACCAACAGCCTGAACCGAGACTCCCCACCTGGCACTCCCCCCAGGCGGCCGGACACCAGCACCTCCAAGATCTCTGTCACTGTGTCCAACAAGATGGCAGCAAAGAGTGCCAAGGCTGCCG cagccCTGGCCCGCCAGGAGGAGGAGAGCTTGACTGGTCCCACCAAGCGGCGCCGGGTCACGGCCGAGATGGAGGGGAAGTACATTATCAACATGCCCAAAGGCACCACTGCCCGGACCCGTAAGATCCTGGAGCAGCAGCAGGCAGCGAAAG GTCTCCACAGGACGTCTGTGTTTGACCGCCTTGGCGCCGAGACCAAGGCAGACACGACGATGGGGAATAAA CCCACAGGAGTCTTCAGCCGCCTGGGGGCCACCCCAGAGACCGACGAGGATCTGGCTTGGGACAGTGACAACGACAGCAGCAGCTCTGTCCTGCAGTATGCCGGGGTCCTGAAGAAGCTAGGCCGGGCCCCAGCCAAAGCCAGTCCCCAGCCCGCACTAACTGTCAAAGCCAAGGCCACAAGCTCTGTGGCAACGGCCGCTGCCCCAACGCTGCGGCGCCTGGCATTTTCCTCACGACCTGGGCTCGAGAGGAAGCCGGAGTCCCTATCCAAAGTCAGCATCGTCCAGAGACTGGGCAAGGCTGCCCTCGTGCCGGAGGCCCAGGACAGCCAGGTCACGAGCACCAAGAGTAAGTCCTCGGCTGAGGTCAAGGTCACCATTAAGAGGACTCTGGTGGGGCCCCGGGGAAGCAGCTCCAGCGAGGGCCTTGGTGCCCAGATGGACCACGCGGGCACTGTGAGCGTGTTCAAAAGACTGGGCCGCAGGACCTTCTAG
- the C20H19orf47 gene encoding uncharacterized protein C19orf47 homolog isoform X9, which produces MFVDNRIQKSMLLDLNKEIMNELGVTVVGDIIAILKHAKVVHRQDMCKAATESVPCSPSPLPGEIRRGASSAASRMITNSLNRDSPPGTPPRRPDTSTSKISVTVSNKMAAKSAKAAAALARQEEESLTGPTKRRRVTAEMEGKYIINMPKGTTARTRKILEQQQAAKGLHRTSVFDRLGAETKADTTMGNKPTGVFSRLGATPETDEDLAWDSDNDSSSSVLQYAGVLKKLGRAPAKASPQPALTVKAKATSSVATAAAPTLRRLAFSSRPGLERKPESLSKVSIVQRLGKAALVPEAQDSQVTSTKSKSSAEVKVTIKRTLVGPRGSSSSEGLGAQMDHAGTVSVFKRLGRRTF; this is translated from the exons ATGTTTGTGGATAACAG GATCCAGAAGAGCATGCTGCTGGATCTCAACAAGGAGATCATGAATGAGCTGGGCGTGACTGTGGTGGGCGACATCATTGCCATCCTCAAGCATGCCAAGGTGGTGCACCGCCAG GACATGTGCAAAGCTGCCACTGAGTCGGTGCCCTGCAGCCCCAGCCCCCTTCCAGGCGAGATTCGCCGAGGCGCCTCTAGCG CCGCCTCCCGGATGATCACCAACAGCCTGAACCGAGACTCCCCACCTGGCACTCCCCCCAGGCGGCCGGACACCAGCACCTCCAAGATCTCTGTCACTGTGTCCAACAAGATGGCAGCAAAGAGTGCCAAGGCTGCCG cagccCTGGCCCGCCAGGAGGAGGAGAGCTTGACTGGTCCCACCAAGCGGCGCCGGGTCACGGCCGAGATGGAGGGGAAGTACATTATCAACATGCCCAAAGGCACCACTGCCCGGACCCGTAAGATCCTGGAGCAGCAGCAGGCAGCGAAAG GTCTCCACAGGACGTCTGTGTTTGACCGCCTTGGCGCCGAGACCAAGGCAGACACGACGATGGGGAATAAA CCCACAGGAGTCTTCAGCCGCCTGGGGGCCACCCCAGAGACCGACGAGGATCTGGCTTGGGACAGTGACAACGACAGCAGCAGCTCTGTCCTGCAGTATGCCGGGGTCCTGAAGAAGCTAGGCCGGGCCCCAGCCAAAGCCAGTCCCCAGCCCGCACTAACTGTCAAAGCCAAGGCCACAAGCTCTGTGGCAACGGCCGCTGCCCCAACGCTGCGGCGCCTGGCATTTTCCTCACGACCTGGGCTCGAGAGGAAGCCGGAGTCCCTATCCAAAGTCAGCATCGTCCAGAGACTGGGCAAGGCTGCCCTCGTGCCGGAGGCCCAGGACAGCCAGGTCACGAGCACCAAGAGTAAGTCCTCGGCTGAGGTCAAGGTCACCATTAAGAGGACTCTGGTGGGGCCCCGGGGAAGCAGCTCCAGCGAGGGCCTTGGTGCCCAGATGGACCACGCGGGCACTGTGAGCGTGTTCAAAAGACTGGGCCGCAGGACCTTCTAG
- the C20H19orf47 gene encoding uncharacterized protein C19orf47 homolog isoform X6, producing MCVVMFIILLGSRGESLTSGDFGKASQSRQPIRVMESLPGGQEEQAFQAPDGDTEARLVKSLAKVTQLASGSRVKARETMVSVTMATSEWIQFFKEAGIPPGPAVNYAVMFVDNRIQKSMLLDLNKEIMNELGVTVVGDIIAILKHAKVVHRQDMCKAATESVPCSPSPLPGEIRRGASSAASRMITNSLNRDSPPGTPPRRPDTSTSKISVTVSNKMAAKSAKAAALARQEEESLTGPTKRRRVTAEMEGKYIINMPKGTTARTRKILEQQQAAKGLHRTSVFDRLGAETKADTTMGNKPTGVFSRLGATPETDEDLAWDSDNDSSSSVLQYAGVLKKLGRAPAKASPQPALTVKAKATSSVATAAAPTLRRLAFSSRPGLERKPESLSKVSIVQRLGKAALVPEAQDSQVTSTKSPTVRCVLPDPPAPPASQRPPRRRRWRRACRDC from the exons ATGTGCGTGGTCATGTTCATCATCCTACTTGGGAGTAGAGGAGAGAGCCTCACATCTGGGGACTTTGGGAAGGCTTCACAAAGCAGGCAGCCAATCAGAGTGATGGAGAGCTTGCCAGGAGGACAGGAGGAGCAAGCATTCCAGGCAC cagatggggacactgaggcccgACTGGTGAAGTcccttgccaaggtcacacagcta GCTTCAGGGAGCAGAGTGAAGGCGAGGGAGACAATGGTCTCTGTAACTATGG ccacttCCGAGTGGATCCAGTTCTTTAAGGAAGCCGGCATTCCTCCGGGACCTGCTGTCAATTACGCAGTGATGTTTGTGGATAACAG GATCCAGAAGAGCATGCTGCTGGATCTCAACAAGGAGATCATGAATGAGCTGGGCGTGACTGTGGTGGGCGACATCATTGCCATCCTCAAGCATGCCAAGGTGGTGCACCGCCAG GACATGTGCAAAGCTGCCACTGAGTCGGTGCCCTGCAGCCCCAGCCCCCTTCCAGGCGAGATTCGCCGAGGCGCCTCTAGCG CCGCCTCCCGGATGATCACCAACAGCCTGAACCGAGACTCCCCACCTGGCACTCCCCCCAGGCGGCCGGACACCAGCACCTCCAAGATCTCTGTCACTGTGTCCAACAAGATGGCAGCAAAGAGTGCCAAGGCTGCCG ccCTGGCCCGCCAGGAGGAGGAGAGCTTGACTGGTCCCACCAAGCGGCGCCGGGTCACGGCCGAGATGGAGGGGAAGTACATTATCAACATGCCCAAAGGCACCACTGCCCGGACCCGTAAGATCCTGGAGCAGCAGCAGGCAGCGAAAG GTCTCCACAGGACGTCTGTGTTTGACCGCCTTGGCGCCGAGACCAAGGCAGACACGACGATGGGGAATAAA CCCACAGGAGTCTTCAGCCGCCTGGGGGCCACCCCAGAGACCGACGAGGATCTGGCTTGGGACAGTGACAACGACAGCAGCAGCTCTGTCCTGCAGTATGCCGGGGTCCTGAAGAAGCTAGGCCGGGCCCCAGCCAAAGCCAGTCCCCAGCCCGCACTAACTGTCAAAGCCAAGGCCACAAGCTCTGTGGCAACGGCCGCTGCCCCAACGCTGCGGCGCCTGGCATTTTCCTCACGACCTGGGCTCGAGAGGAAGCCGGAGTCCCTATCCAAAGTCAGCATCGTCCAGAGACTGGGCAAGGCTGCCCTCGTGCCGGAGGCCCAGGACAGCCAGGTCACGAGCACCAAGA GCCCGACTGTCCGCTGCGTCCTGCCTGACCCTCCTGCACCTCCGGCCTCCCAGCGGCCCCCTCGTCGGCGGCGGTGGCGTCGAGCCTGTAGAGACTGTTAG
- the C20H19orf47 gene encoding uncharacterized protein C19orf47 homolog isoform X2, which translates to MNGYLWLRSWAGGVFFSVPLLFQPETCEVCGNGDVDFCCPWALSEAGVIVVVTALPQADFLPAAPGYSWAVSPQPRNSPLAGRQAAREGRTLSRRRLMGALPLFSHAGFREQSEGEGDNGLCNYGCTTNETIPIDLVLNLRECSRAVRSFVSGFCCSAQCLSHLWCSTSEWIQFFKEAGIPPGPAVNYAVMFVDNRIQKSMLLDLNKEIMNELGVTVVGDIIAILKHAKVVHRQDMCKAATESVPCSPSPLPGEIRRGASSAASRMITNSLNRDSPPGTPPRRPDTSTSKISVTVSNKMAAKSAKAAALARQEEESLTGPTKRRRVTAEMEGKYIINMPKGTTARTRKILEQQQAAKGLHRTSVFDRLGAETKADTTMGNKPTGVFSRLGATPETDEDLAWDSDNDSSSSVLQYAGVLKKLGRAPAKASPQPALTVKAKATSSVATAAAPTLRRLAFSSRPGLERKPESLSKVSIVQRLGKAALVPEAQDSQVTSTKSKSSAEVKVTIKRTLVGPRGSSSSEGLGAQMDHAGTVSVFKRLGRRTF; encoded by the exons ATGAATGGGTATTTATGGTTAAGGTCTTGGGCAGGGGGTGTCTTTTTTTCTGTCCCTCTCTTATTCCAGCCAGAAACTTGTGAGGTGTGTGGGAATGGAGATGTGGACTTTTGCTGCCCCTGGGCCTTATCCGAGGCAGGAGTGATAGTTGTGGTGACAGCTCTGCCCCAGGCTGACTTCCTGCCAGCTGCTCCAGGCTATTCCTGGGCTGTGAGCCCCCAGCCCAGGAACTCTCCCCTGGCAGGCAGACAGGCAGCGAGAGAGGGACGGACACTTAGCCGGCGGCGACTCATGGGTGCTCTCCCCTTGTTCTCTCATGCAGGCTTCAGGGAGCAGAGTGAAGGCGAGGGAGACAATGGTCTCTGTAACTATGG TTGTACCACGAATGAAACCATTCCTATAGACTTGGTTTTGAACTTACGTGAATGCAGTCGTGCCGTGAGGtctttcgtgtctggcttctgTTGCTCAGCGCAGTGTCTGAGTCATCTCTGGTGCT ccacttCCGAGTGGATCCAGTTCTTTAAGGAAGCCGGCATTCCTCCGGGACCTGCTGTCAATTACGCAGTGATGTTTGTGGATAACAG GATCCAGAAGAGCATGCTGCTGGATCTCAACAAGGAGATCATGAATGAGCTGGGCGTGACTGTGGTGGGCGACATCATTGCCATCCTCAAGCATGCCAAGGTGGTGCACCGCCAG GACATGTGCAAAGCTGCCACTGAGTCGGTGCCCTGCAGCCCCAGCCCCCTTCCAGGCGAGATTCGCCGAGGCGCCTCTAGCG CCGCCTCCCGGATGATCACCAACAGCCTGAACCGAGACTCCCCACCTGGCACTCCCCCCAGGCGGCCGGACACCAGCACCTCCAAGATCTCTGTCACTGTGTCCAACAAGATGGCAGCAAAGAGTGCCAAGGCTGCCG ccCTGGCCCGCCAGGAGGAGGAGAGCTTGACTGGTCCCACCAAGCGGCGCCGGGTCACGGCCGAGATGGAGGGGAAGTACATTATCAACATGCCCAAAGGCACCACTGCCCGGACCCGTAAGATCCTGGAGCAGCAGCAGGCAGCGAAAG GTCTCCACAGGACGTCTGTGTTTGACCGCCTTGGCGCCGAGACCAAGGCAGACACGACGATGGGGAATAAA CCCACAGGAGTCTTCAGCCGCCTGGGGGCCACCCCAGAGACCGACGAGGATCTGGCTTGGGACAGTGACAACGACAGCAGCAGCTCTGTCCTGCAGTATGCCGGGGTCCTGAAGAAGCTAGGCCGGGCCCCAGCCAAAGCCAGTCCCCAGCCCGCACTAACTGTCAAAGCCAAGGCCACAAGCTCTGTGGCAACGGCCGCTGCCCCAACGCTGCGGCGCCTGGCATTTTCCTCACGACCTGGGCTCGAGAGGAAGCCGGAGTCCCTATCCAAAGTCAGCATCGTCCAGAGACTGGGCAAGGCTGCCCTCGTGCCGGAGGCCCAGGACAGCCAGGTCACGAGCACCAAGAGTAAGTCCTCGGCTGAGGTCAAGGTCACCATTAAGAGGACTCTGGTGGGGCCCCGGGGAAGCAGCTCCAGCGAGGGCCTTGGTGCCCAGATGGACCACGCGGGCACTGTGAGCGTGTTCAAAAGACTGGGCCGCAGGACCTTCTAG
- the C20H19orf47 gene encoding uncharacterized protein C19orf47 homolog isoform X8 — protein MVSVTMATSEWIQFFKEAGIPPGPAVNYAVMFVDNRIQKSMLLDLNKEIMNELGVTVVGDIIAILKHAKVVHRQDMCKAATESVPCSPSPLPGEIRRGASSAASRMITNSLNRDSPPGTPPRRPDTSTSKISVTVSNKMAAKSAKAAAALARQEEESLTGPTKRRRVTAEMEGKYIINMPKGTTARTRKILEQQQAAKGLHRTSVFDRLGAETKADTTMGNKPTGVFSRLGATPETDEDLAWDSDNDSSSSVLQYAGVLKKLGRAPAKASPQPALTVKAKATSSVATAAAPTLRRLAFSSRPGLERKPESLSKVSIVQRLGKAALVPEAQDSQVTSTKSKSSAEVKVTIKRTLVGPRGSSSSEGLGAQMDHAGTVSVFKRLGRRTF, from the exons ATGGTCTCTGTAACTATGG ccacttCCGAGTGGATCCAGTTCTTTAAGGAAGCCGGCATTCCTCCGGGACCTGCTGTCAATTACGCAGTGATGTTTGTGGATAACAG GATCCAGAAGAGCATGCTGCTGGATCTCAACAAGGAGATCATGAATGAGCTGGGCGTGACTGTGGTGGGCGACATCATTGCCATCCTCAAGCATGCCAAGGTGGTGCACCGCCAG GACATGTGCAAAGCTGCCACTGAGTCGGTGCCCTGCAGCCCCAGCCCCCTTCCAGGCGAGATTCGCCGAGGCGCCTCTAGCG CCGCCTCCCGGATGATCACCAACAGCCTGAACCGAGACTCCCCACCTGGCACTCCCCCCAGGCGGCCGGACACCAGCACCTCCAAGATCTCTGTCACTGTGTCCAACAAGATGGCAGCAAAGAGTGCCAAGGCTGCCG cagccCTGGCCCGCCAGGAGGAGGAGAGCTTGACTGGTCCCACCAAGCGGCGCCGGGTCACGGCCGAGATGGAGGGGAAGTACATTATCAACATGCCCAAAGGCACCACTGCCCGGACCCGTAAGATCCTGGAGCAGCAGCAGGCAGCGAAAG GTCTCCACAGGACGTCTGTGTTTGACCGCCTTGGCGCCGAGACCAAGGCAGACACGACGATGGGGAATAAA CCCACAGGAGTCTTCAGCCGCCTGGGGGCCACCCCAGAGACCGACGAGGATCTGGCTTGGGACAGTGACAACGACAGCAGCAGCTCTGTCCTGCAGTATGCCGGGGTCCTGAAGAAGCTAGGCCGGGCCCCAGCCAAAGCCAGTCCCCAGCCCGCACTAACTGTCAAAGCCAAGGCCACAAGCTCTGTGGCAACGGCCGCTGCCCCAACGCTGCGGCGCCTGGCATTTTCCTCACGACCTGGGCTCGAGAGGAAGCCGGAGTCCCTATCCAAAGTCAGCATCGTCCAGAGACTGGGCAAGGCTGCCCTCGTGCCGGAGGCCCAGGACAGCCAGGTCACGAGCACCAAGAGTAAGTCCTCGGCTGAGGTCAAGGTCACCATTAAGAGGACTCTGGTGGGGCCCCGGGGAAGCAGCTCCAGCGAGGGCCTTGGTGCCCAGATGGACCACGCGGGCACTGTGAGCGTGTTCAAAAGACTGGGCCGCAGGACCTTCTAG
- the C20H19orf47 gene encoding uncharacterized protein C19orf47 homolog isoform X3 has translation MNGYLWLRSWAGGVFFSVPLLFQPETCEVCGNGDVDFCCPWALSEAGVIVVVTALPQADFLPAAPGYSWAVSPQPRNSPLAGRQAAREGRTLSRRRLMGALPLFSHAGFREQSEGEGDNGLCNYGCTTNETIPIDLVLNLRECSRAVRSFVSGFCCSAQCLSHLWCSTSEWIQFFKEAGIPPGPAVNYAVMFVDNRIQKSMLLDLNKEIMNELGVTVVGDIIAILKHAKVVHRQDMCKAATESVPCSPSPLPGEIRRGASSAASRMITNSLNRDSPPGTPPRRPDTSTSKISVTVSNKMAAKSAKAAAALARQEEESLTGPTKRRRVTAEMEGKYIINMPKGTTARTRKILEQQQAAKGLHRTSVFDRLGAETKADTTMGNKPTGVFSRLGATPETDEDLAWDSDNDSSSSVLQYAGVLKKLGRAPAKASPQPALTVKAKATSSVATAAAPTLRRLAFSSRPGLERKPESLSKVSIVQRLGKAALVPEAQDSQVTSTKSPTVRCVLPDPPAPPASQRPPRRRRWRRACRDC, from the exons ATGAATGGGTATTTATGGTTAAGGTCTTGGGCAGGGGGTGTCTTTTTTTCTGTCCCTCTCTTATTCCAGCCAGAAACTTGTGAGGTGTGTGGGAATGGAGATGTGGACTTTTGCTGCCCCTGGGCCTTATCCGAGGCAGGAGTGATAGTTGTGGTGACAGCTCTGCCCCAGGCTGACTTCCTGCCAGCTGCTCCAGGCTATTCCTGGGCTGTGAGCCCCCAGCCCAGGAACTCTCCCCTGGCAGGCAGACAGGCAGCGAGAGAGGGACGGACACTTAGCCGGCGGCGACTCATGGGTGCTCTCCCCTTGTTCTCTCATGCAGGCTTCAGGGAGCAGAGTGAAGGCGAGGGAGACAATGGTCTCTGTAACTATGG TTGTACCACGAATGAAACCATTCCTATAGACTTGGTTTTGAACTTACGTGAATGCAGTCGTGCCGTGAGGtctttcgtgtctggcttctgTTGCTCAGCGCAGTGTCTGAGTCATCTCTGGTGCT ccacttCCGAGTGGATCCAGTTCTTTAAGGAAGCCGGCATTCCTCCGGGACCTGCTGTCAATTACGCAGTGATGTTTGTGGATAACAG GATCCAGAAGAGCATGCTGCTGGATCTCAACAAGGAGATCATGAATGAGCTGGGCGTGACTGTGGTGGGCGACATCATTGCCATCCTCAAGCATGCCAAGGTGGTGCACCGCCAG GACATGTGCAAAGCTGCCACTGAGTCGGTGCCCTGCAGCCCCAGCCCCCTTCCAGGCGAGATTCGCCGAGGCGCCTCTAGCG CCGCCTCCCGGATGATCACCAACAGCCTGAACCGAGACTCCCCACCTGGCACTCCCCCCAGGCGGCCGGACACCAGCACCTCCAAGATCTCTGTCACTGTGTCCAACAAGATGGCAGCAAAGAGTGCCAAGGCTGCCG cagccCTGGCCCGCCAGGAGGAGGAGAGCTTGACTGGTCCCACCAAGCGGCGCCGGGTCACGGCCGAGATGGAGGGGAAGTACATTATCAACATGCCCAAAGGCACCACTGCCCGGACCCGTAAGATCCTGGAGCAGCAGCAGGCAGCGAAAG GTCTCCACAGGACGTCTGTGTTTGACCGCCTTGGCGCCGAGACCAAGGCAGACACGACGATGGGGAATAAA CCCACAGGAGTCTTCAGCCGCCTGGGGGCCACCCCAGAGACCGACGAGGATCTGGCTTGGGACAGTGACAACGACAGCAGCAGCTCTGTCCTGCAGTATGCCGGGGTCCTGAAGAAGCTAGGCCGGGCCCCAGCCAAAGCCAGTCCCCAGCCCGCACTAACTGTCAAAGCCAAGGCCACAAGCTCTGTGGCAACGGCCGCTGCCCCAACGCTGCGGCGCCTGGCATTTTCCTCACGACCTGGGCTCGAGAGGAAGCCGGAGTCCCTATCCAAAGTCAGCATCGTCCAGAGACTGGGCAAGGCTGCCCTCGTGCCGGAGGCCCAGGACAGCCAGGTCACGAGCACCAAGA GCCCGACTGTCCGCTGCGTCCTGCCTGACCCTCCTGCACCTCCGGCCTCCCAGCGGCCCCCTCGTCGGCGGCGGTGGCGTCGAGCCTGTAGAGACTGTTAG
- the C20H19orf47 gene encoding uncharacterized protein C19orf47 homolog isoform X1, with amino-acid sequence MNGYLWLRSWAGGVFFSVPLLFQPETCEVCGNGDVDFCCPWALSEAGVIVVVTALPQADFLPAAPGYSWAVSPQPRNSPLAGRQAAREGRTLSRRRLMGALPLFSHAGFREQSEGEGDNGLCNYGCTTNETIPIDLVLNLRECSRAVRSFVSGFCCSAQCLSHLWCSTSEWIQFFKEAGIPPGPAVNYAVMFVDNRIQKSMLLDLNKEIMNELGVTVVGDIIAILKHAKVVHRQDMCKAATESVPCSPSPLPGEIRRGASSAASRMITNSLNRDSPPGTPPRRPDTSTSKISVTVSNKMAAKSAKAAAALARQEEESLTGPTKRRRVTAEMEGKYIINMPKGTTARTRKILEQQQAAKGLHRTSVFDRLGAETKADTTMGNKPTGVFSRLGATPETDEDLAWDSDNDSSSSVLQYAGVLKKLGRAPAKASPQPALTVKAKATSSVATAAAPTLRRLAFSSRPGLERKPESLSKVSIVQRLGKAALVPEAQDSQVTSTKSKSSAEVKVTIKRTLVGPRGSSSSEGLGAQMDHAGTVSVFKRLGRRTF; translated from the exons ATGAATGGGTATTTATGGTTAAGGTCTTGGGCAGGGGGTGTCTTTTTTTCTGTCCCTCTCTTATTCCAGCCAGAAACTTGTGAGGTGTGTGGGAATGGAGATGTGGACTTTTGCTGCCCCTGGGCCTTATCCGAGGCAGGAGTGATAGTTGTGGTGACAGCTCTGCCCCAGGCTGACTTCCTGCCAGCTGCTCCAGGCTATTCCTGGGCTGTGAGCCCCCAGCCCAGGAACTCTCCCCTGGCAGGCAGACAGGCAGCGAGAGAGGGACGGACACTTAGCCGGCGGCGACTCATGGGTGCTCTCCCCTTGTTCTCTCATGCAGGCTTCAGGGAGCAGAGTGAAGGCGAGGGAGACAATGGTCTCTGTAACTATGG TTGTACCACGAATGAAACCATTCCTATAGACTTGGTTTTGAACTTACGTGAATGCAGTCGTGCCGTGAGGtctttcgtgtctggcttctgTTGCTCAGCGCAGTGTCTGAGTCATCTCTGGTGCT ccacttCCGAGTGGATCCAGTTCTTTAAGGAAGCCGGCATTCCTCCGGGACCTGCTGTCAATTACGCAGTGATGTTTGTGGATAACAG GATCCAGAAGAGCATGCTGCTGGATCTCAACAAGGAGATCATGAATGAGCTGGGCGTGACTGTGGTGGGCGACATCATTGCCATCCTCAAGCATGCCAAGGTGGTGCACCGCCAG GACATGTGCAAAGCTGCCACTGAGTCGGTGCCCTGCAGCCCCAGCCCCCTTCCAGGCGAGATTCGCCGAGGCGCCTCTAGCG CCGCCTCCCGGATGATCACCAACAGCCTGAACCGAGACTCCCCACCTGGCACTCCCCCCAGGCGGCCGGACACCAGCACCTCCAAGATCTCTGTCACTGTGTCCAACAAGATGGCAGCAAAGAGTGCCAAGGCTGCCG cagccCTGGCCCGCCAGGAGGAGGAGAGCTTGACTGGTCCCACCAAGCGGCGCCGGGTCACGGCCGAGATGGAGGGGAAGTACATTATCAACATGCCCAAAGGCACCACTGCCCGGACCCGTAAGATCCTGGAGCAGCAGCAGGCAGCGAAAG GTCTCCACAGGACGTCTGTGTTTGACCGCCTTGGCGCCGAGACCAAGGCAGACACGACGATGGGGAATAAA CCCACAGGAGTCTTCAGCCGCCTGGGGGCCACCCCAGAGACCGACGAGGATCTGGCTTGGGACAGTGACAACGACAGCAGCAGCTCTGTCCTGCAGTATGCCGGGGTCCTGAAGAAGCTAGGCCGGGCCCCAGCCAAAGCCAGTCCCCAGCCCGCACTAACTGTCAAAGCCAAGGCCACAAGCTCTGTGGCAACGGCCGCTGCCCCAACGCTGCGGCGCCTGGCATTTTCCTCACGACCTGGGCTCGAGAGGAAGCCGGAGTCCCTATCCAAAGTCAGCATCGTCCAGAGACTGGGCAAGGCTGCCCTCGTGCCGGAGGCCCAGGACAGCCAGGTCACGAGCACCAAGAGTAAGTCCTCGGCTGAGGTCAAGGTCACCATTAAGAGGACTCTGGTGGGGCCCCGGGGAAGCAGCTCCAGCGAGGGCCTTGGTGCCCAGATGGACCACGCGGGCACTGTGAGCGTGTTCAAAAGACTGGGCCGCAGGACCTTCTAG